TACAGTTGTATGTCTTGTAAGATGACgtcatatacattatacatgtacatcatttataTCACAGATAAATGATGTTTTTCGTGGATTTTAATAGTCTTTGTATTGGCACTGTTCCTTGTTGCCTTGGAAATTTAGAAATCAGCAAAAATTTAAAAGCTGATATTggacagtgtgtgtataccacgtgataaactatgtcataaatgctatgtcgaAATGCAACATTTggctttaaacaaagacaaatttACTAAGaatgcaccattttaaatgaaacatatgttccatactggtttattgatgtttgtttatgcatttatattgcattttaccagtataattgtatctctatagatcctataagacattattttgcgcaaaaatgtatgctatattttgacgttatcaacgttgacgtcatttgatgttgacgtcatttcctgttcattatatacatacaacctgataaaggccgaatggccgaaacgttgtttcataaataaataatttgtgttgaagttggacttctttaattatcaccatatgtcggaaggcaatattttgcttcaaatgaagtctttaaacaaagataactttactatttattcacaatactaaatgaaacatggcgcagtctacgccgcttacatagCCCCGCATTCGTTTTattactagagtttgattgagagtttagtttcttaaaacatctcgacaaaccttttcacaaaaccgccgcctgtcaaaacaatattctgGTGACATGTTTGTCGACGTGTTTGAgtaaactaatcaccttatcaaactccggtaatcaAACGAAGGTgaggctctttaagcggcatagactgccctttgtttcattcaaaatggtgaagaaaaataaaagttatcttagttttaagtcttcgttttaagcaaaatgttgcaatccgacgtagcatatatgacgtaatttatcacgtggtatacacacactgttggaGTAATATCAAGCATTTTCACTTTGTCATATGCTCATAACGATGGTTTAGCTGTGTTTGAACATTAATACCGTTAGTTTGGTAAGATGAGGTCGAATGCATTGTAGATCATTTTTATCACTGATTTAGGATGATTCAGTTGGTGGTTTTACAGTCTTTTCGACCTCgttgattttgttttctaaattcTAAACCGATGTCGACCCATTAAATATAGATCCCGGAGGATGAGAACGCATGACATCATCAGAATCTGCTGAAGATAACAATGGCGTCTTTTCAGTGGCGTCATCAACTTCGATGATGGTGATTTTGTCGACCTTCCTGACACATTTTCGTTCGACAAGCCAGGTTACTAACACAAGGAGtgcctaaaataaaaacaaatatgaagaGTAAAGAAATCATGGCAATTACATGTGAAAAAATGTGCCCTGTGACACTTTGCACAAGTTCGTTTTTCTTGACTGGTCTTAATTTATAATTAGTTATTAATTATTactaagatgatgatgatgatgattatttttattatcaattttattattattattattattattattattattattattattattattatatatttttattattattattattattattattattattattattattattattattattattattattattattattatagttattattactattatagttattattattattattattattattattattattattattattattattattattattgttattattattattatattataattatcattattattattattattattattattattattattattattattattattattatagttattattattattatagttattattattattattattaatgttattattattattattatattataattattatcattattatgatcattataatcgtattattattattattattattattattattattattattattattattattaataatattattatattattattatcattattattatcattattattatcattattgttattattataattcttatcatatttattcttttcatcattataatcataagcattattatttttattaatagtaTCATTATTAGCATTATTATCATAACATCAGTATCATAATCCCAACGATACATACACAAAGCGCACAGGCGGTGGCCACAACCGTCATTAGCCACTCAAAGCCTATTTGTTCAAACCCAAACCCGCCAGCACTTGGACCAATGAAGTCTCTGAAAAAAAAAGCATAGGCATATTTGACTTTGTAACAAGATACATATACAGTTAAACTCCGTCGGCTCGAACTCCCAAGAACCGGCGAAAATATCTTGAGGCTCGGAAAATTCGAgtcaagcgggaatgtttagCTTCATAAGAAATTCGAGAaacaacgaggaattcgagtcaagcgggaatgtttagCTTCATAAGAAATTCGAGAaacaacgaggaattcgagtcaagcgggaatgtttagCTTCATAAGAAATTCGAGAaacaacgaggaattcgagtcaagcgggaatgtttagCTTCATAAGAAATTCGAGAaacaacgaggaattcgagtcaagccagttcgagccaacggggttcaactgttttaagttcaaattcaaaataaatcgaTATAAATCTATAACGTATGACCAtgacaatattatataaaataatgcaaatagtAAAGTTTCATGttataattgtgaaataaaacatatatttagtatttaagAATCGGTTAAATTACAAAGGTAGAGTTTCCTAATTTCTTTGCAATTATGATTTATCTAGCTCAATTTAACAGTTATAGCGAGATAATTTAACAGTTATAGAGAGATAATTTAACAGTTATAGCGAGATAACTGTTAAATGGAGCTAGATAAATCATAGCTGCAATTGAATTGAGGTGGGTTATACGAAAGACTTATTCGGAGCACCTCGGTCATTTACCATCAAAATTAACGGCATTCGGAGCACCTCGGTCATTTACCATCAAAATCAACAGCATTCGGAGCACCTCGGTCATTTACCATCAAAATCAACAGCATTCGGAGCACCTCGGTCATTTACCATcaaaaacaatctcggatgtatgccggttcatCAGAAGTAGTTGTTcgaaaaatttaaatgatagttgatgttaattgtagtgtttaaacgtgtattttgtataactttTGTCTatattgattgccagtgaattgcattatttcttaaataataaagattcccAAAGTCATTCAGTTTAACTATTaagctaaattgaaataactgcgcgatcttcttgcagcgcagttaaaagtaaatatttgggcgattgtaaaccgtccatatacacccgaggttgttaacgatggaaaatggccaatgCAGTTTTTGAATCACGGCTTCTTTGAGTTTGTAGAAAAAAGCACAGCTACAAAGAAACAGCGCATGTCTTACCCAAGGGCGTACATAGACACCCACAGACCGGACACCATACCGTACGTTCTTGTGCTGTCTGGGTAACCAAGGTCACTGAAAATATATGCATCGATGAAAAGTTGTAATTCttataaataattcagaaaaaaaagttaagaAGACAGAGCCGAATATCGGAATTTTCTCAAGTTTTGTGtcttaaaaacaattaaataatattttgtcatgtAATTAGGATTCTTTTCTGAAGGATTTCAAATTTGAGGTGTGTCCGTAAAGTTCGTGTACAGTTAATATATacaacaagagggccatgatggccctcaAACGCTCACCTAAGAAAAGGtccacaactctgtgataaagcaataataaaaatcttacaatttaaacatatcttaacTGATGATggcttgttttatatttgtaaaggggcatgcaatgaagctactgtaaagtttcattgaatttggcctggtagtttcagagatattttttaaagcaaaacagtaagtcggccattttgttgttgttgttgttgttgttaatcaatggtgaccccttgttgtatttatgtagagggtcacccaaggaagctttctgtgaagtttcattgaattttgcCAGGAGATATTATTTAAGGAATTGTtaacggacggactgacggactgacttACGGACGGAAGGgcgacggacaaagaccgaaCACAATAGCTCGACTTGAGCAccgaaataaaaaacaacaacatcaacttGAATTAAAGTCATACGTTTACGTACCATTCTCGGAAATTTCCACCTTTTTCATACTTGATATGACAACACATATTGTAATGGATAATCATAAGACGAATTACACGACTTATCACCCCATTCGCCATTTTAATCCTCTAGTGcgtttataattattatcatggtgttttgtttaaaacaggtACAATTGTATAAAGGCTCGCTTGGAAACGGCAATCATTACTTGGACAATTCAAATTACCTCACTTTGGTTGCACAGGATAATTCCATAGAAAACAATATCCGACATGGGTGTAAAAAAGTTAACACCTACTCGACAATATCTATGTAGATGTCGTAGGTCGGAATTATACACATGCTGGAACCGACCCCGAGAATCACCAAGGACAGAATGGTCATCCATATCGATCTGATTCCACTGAATGTAACAATTACCGTTTGACTCGAAATTTCCGATGCTCGAGGCACTTTCGCTGGTCCCTTTGGGGTTTGACTGTAAACATGTAAGACTGGTGACCTGCTCGGGGCTGCCTGTGTACACCCCGAGTATGATCAAGAACAAGAATCACATTGTCATATGCTTAAAAcggtttatttaaattattcctttaaaattaatgcaaaaaatggcattcttaaattgtgttaaattaattttgaaagatataagatcaatttaaaaatgtatttgacaGTGTCTAATTTTATGTGTTACATGAACAGtggaaccccattggctcgaactcgcttgactcGATTTTCTCGTTGACTCGAATCGGacgtaaaggaccgatttcgttatactgaaggtaagcattcccgcttgactcgaatttttcgaggctcgagatATTCTTGCCGGTCcttgtgagttcgagccaacgaggtttgACCGTACGTGTAACACCACAAATTCGATGGGCTTCAGAGCGGATAAAAGTAAGTATgtaagataataaaaaatgagTGGGAAGTTTCCATACTTATAACTGAGCGCGAATCCCAGCAAGGGGGACGGGCCGGCGAGTAAAAGCCCTACTGCACACAGGATTAGGCCGGGGACGAGAATTACACGATTGTCAGGCTGGAAAACATAAACTTGTATATAATGCTGTTACTGAAAATTCTAAgttaatagaatatatatatatacactgaaaaaacacaaatgattattttattaaattacactGAACTATACAGTAAAATTACTTGGTTATTAAGAATTAATTAATTTGGTAAAAACATCAACagaaaatgcacatatttacaaCACTAATTGACGGAAACCATTGTTGCCATACCATACGGGTCTGGTTGTTTTTAAACACTCATGGAGTCAGCTTTTACATGGTATATCTCTGTATTTTCTCCTGAGAAACTACATCGGTGTAACACATtttctatattatttttatccgtatttttgaaaagtttataaaaataaatacagctCCTCATTGACGCCTACGTACCACGTGATCTGCCAGTCTGCCCCAGAGCGGTGACGTCACGGAATAAAGCGTCGCCATGATGAGGAACAGCACACCAACCATCTCTGGACCCATACCATActaaaattaaacacatttaacacaTCGGAACGTGCAgccaataaataatatataagtgTATTTGTACTGTCGTGCATAGTACAGAGAGTATGTGAGCTATCTGGTCCTgatagctcagttggtagagccCCTGACTTACACGCAGGGGTTCCCGGGTTCGATCCCCGAACTTTCAGCATACTCTTCTGAGCCTGTGACattaataagtttataaatgtattaaacggTACGTTTtcctttgttattgtttttacaggTGGTTGTTATTTTACGATGCCATTCTGTCCTGGTATGTGTGTATTTCTTTCGACCTTGCGGTCAAGCATAACCCGTAAAAGTGCAAACACtcatttccaatggggtcctttgtttttgatGAAGAGACAGCACGCGGAAGAGatagtggtgggatacaaggaagtccgggtgcgatacccgagctctttttcgaagaaaaaccccatggttcttttacgtgctcgatgtaaagcaccgatatacggggtacaactttcctgggttaaaccagtaatGAGTACACCAAATTTCCAAGCACTCCCCTTTAAATGCCGAACACAAGGCAAGgcagctacttgtaccaacttttatcGTCTTTCGGTaagacgcggccagggatcgaatcCACGACCTCCGGCTCCGTAGGCGAACGCCCTAACTACTAGGCCACGGAGTCGGTGATACAACGGGCCCAAAACAAGTTTCTTATGATTACAGAATTTCCATTGAAATACCAACATGTGTAAAAATTTCTCGGGCCATTATAagtcactcgggccaattatcactcaacgTAACGTAACACGTAACGTAACGTAacggctacgccgtgtattaacctctaaataTGTTTATAGGAATTACGAAGAAATATCAATtcacatgttaaaataatctGTTGAAATACCAGTATACATAACAATCGCATTAAAATCATATCCAGGCCTACGGTACATTCATAGCATTGCACAGTTAAGCGAGCATCACAAACATTCAAGTAAATGTTCCCTTTCAAGTCAATTTTTTATATCATGGTTGCTTTgtaagaaattataaaaaaaacatatcaaaacatgttaagctatttaagaaaattaaagaTGTTGATAAAACACAAACCTTTTAGTCAACAACAGTtaacattgggccgattgttcggaactttgttaaagttaacaacattataaacgttgttaacttttaaacgttaaataCCATACATTTGGTGATTTGCtcgcatatttttttatgaattgttgtctcaaatcttgttagaaatactgcagatcacaagtgtatccattcaACATCCAGAGCAGTAATAATTTGAAAGTTCACAACGacgacgttaacaacgttgttaacctAATCAAAGTTCTGATCGCACGACCAAATTTTCGAAGTATTATTTTGTCTAATAGAATAGCAGTATTTTACATGTTCGTGTCTAATGACTGTGAAACCAGCTTAAAACTGACCACTCGGAGGTGCGGCTCAAGTGTCGGGTCCAGAATTGACCACACGGACGCACCAATGATGATCACTATGCTGTTAACGATGGACCGTGGAGAGAAGAGCAGCTTACGGATGGACATGTCATCTTCTTCCGCATCTGTGATGTCGGAAAGGTGAAAcggttttaaataaaaacaacgaaGGAAAGaccgtaatatatttcatcgagTGTGCAACAAAAGTTATAACACAATATTCCCTTCTGGTGTCCGCGAGGTAAAATATACagaatacagtcgaaacccgttggctcgatatcgtttggctcgatttcctcgttggctcaaactggatgtaaaggaccgattttgaTAAACTCTGTAAACATTAACGCTCGAGCTACTTTGTTCGGTCACTGGGATATAGAGCCAACTTTGTATATAAAACTTTGAATTAATAGTCATTTAATAACACCTAATTAGAAAAAGGCGCAAATTTGTATGAGCACTTGTCTTCACGTCATTTCGGAAAGGACGTCGTTGATTTTTGTCCCAAGGCCTGAGCGCGCTGATGCCTGATTGGATGTGAGAACggattcaaatttcaaaacagtcgaATTGATATTTACTCTGTTTAAAACACcctaattatcatttttttttattttacaagggAAAGAAATGCGAGTTAACTAAAGTTTCTTCGTTGAAAACAGTCTTCGTTCTTGTCTTTCGTATCCAATAAGGGAAACCATGCGTGTAAACTAGAAATAATATAGTTAGCTTTCTTGTCCGTTATATACACACAATGAATCATTGAATCATAACAAACATTCGCACGGAACCAGGCAATATCcgacgcagtgatctcccctgaccATCAGAATAGATCTATGCACGCATGAGCGAATTAAGCTGAaatcatattgtttttcaatgttttctttctattttttggaccgtttttatcaaatttcaactATTCACGGTACATTGcggttaaaatacaaaaacaataattttgaatttaagagATATGATAAAGTTATgcgccagtcaattgttacccccccccccccaggtccggggaatagcggggactttgactatcggtccagccaaccccggctaaaatcccggCCCAGCggagacgaactgatggttaaatccccgccaaatgcccccgcaccccaggaaccctaggtaaggcccattccccactatatttaaagcgaagacgaaaccaccgcatttacccggcactgcggggccacctgaaaggtaaaatcACGGCCCATTTACCCGGATATCCCCGGattacccccggacctggggggaccgtggttacaattgactggtgcattatggtcacgtgattaacATGGTAACACTCATTACTGTACTGTTAGGGAAGTATGACTGCGTGGAGTTTTGGGATCTGGCTCAAGCAACATAAAACGTTCAAACGCTTGGGCAAGTTTGCCATGCCAAAAGTCCTTTAGCAATTGTGTTTTTCATGATGTATTCGTGCTAGTTTAGTTATCAACAGTTCACACTAAATTTACTTATAAATGGTTCCATAGCAATCGAAAATCAAAACTTGGTGCAATGGTTTTATCGCGAAGAAATAGGTCGATAACACTCTTATTTGTGCTcgtatatttcaaatgtaaatttatagtttgtaaacatgttattatctGATGTTATTATTAAACACGTTATTATCTGAAGATGCCCGTTATCAAGATATTTCATCATACATTTGATCGGAAGATGTTATATCGGCCATGTGTATCAACATTCAAATAGTTCACTTGACTGTATATTTCGAGTTTAATAATATACACTATACGTGCAGAGCCATACAGCACCCCTCAAACATAGTcgtttaatgcaccagtcaattgtaaacacggcctcccccaggtccggggaatagcggggactttgactttcggtccagccaaccccggctaaaatccccaccctgcggggacgagcatatggtaaaatccccgccaaatgcccccgcaccccagggaccctaggtaaagcccattccctgctatattttgcgcgaagacaaaaccaccgcattcacccggcactgcggggccacctgaaaggtaaaaacacggtccatttccccggctatccccggtatacccccggacctgggggaggggggtggcgtggttacaaataactggtgcataacctCTGAACACGATTTCTATCTGCACTGTACAGGGGCGGCTCCAGGCTTTGATGTCAGAGGGGGCATAACGTatgggcgtaaccttttgacctgCGCCCCGCCCTCAAAactttaattaattgatttggtttaaagtgACGTCAGGCAGATTTGGGGAATTTGTGAAAGAAATATcctatatttaaacaaaaagtaaacttaatCGATTTTAGAGGGGGGGAGCGCCCCCCCTACATGGATGCGCTTGTGCTTTATCATGACTTTAAAAGAGTATAACATGTGTAGTTTTGATAGAGTATGTACCGTGCCTGCTGACACTAATCGATCACTAAACCATAATTCAAttcaaagtttcatttaaagaatACGAACAAAACACTTGAAAAGGGGGCTCGCCATTCAAGCTTGTTTTTATGCAGAATGATCAAAGAACAAAACCGACGCACAAGACGACAGATACAGTAAACACATGCTCAATAAATGTGAGAAAATAAATAGCTATTTCGCGGTTTAAACCACATAGTCAAACCAGAACAAATTCATGTtcaataattgtgaaaaatagCTATTTCGCAGTTTGAACCACATAGTCAATCATGTCTTTGATTATGACGGCTTCGCCATGcatgtcatttttcaaatacTACTTTTTTCTTCATCGTTCATAAAATGCATTGATAAATAATGAAGCGTTTTACCATGTTGATGTGGAAGAAGGCATAGGGCGATAGGAAGACAGAGGAATGTTGCGCCACCAACCACAGCAAATGGCATCAAAAACCCGCCCGCCTGTAACAACAGCAATGCAATATGTAATGAAGAATGTTTGCATCAATGCAATATGTATTGAAGAATGTTAGCATCAATGCAATTTGACTGAAGAATGTTAGCATCGATGCAATATGTATTGGAGGATGTTAGCATCGATGCAATTGGAAAGAAGCATGTTAGCATCAATGCAATATGTATTGAAGAATGTTAGCAGTAATGCAATATGTATTGAAGAATGTTAGCATCGATGCAATTTGTAATGAAGAATGTTAGCATCGATGCAATTTGTAATGGAGAATGTTAGCATCAAtgcaatatgttttgaaaaatgtaagcaTCAATGCAATATGTATTGAAGAATGTTAGCATCAATGCAATAtgtattgaaaaatgtaagcaTCAATGCAATATGTATTGAAGAATGTTAGCAGTAATGCAATATGTATTGAAGAATGTTAGCATCAACGCAATATGTTTTGAAGAATGTTAGCATCAACGCAATATGTTTTGAAGAATGTTAGCATCAATGCAATATGTTTTGAAGAATGTAAGCATCAATGCAATATGTTTTGAAGAATGTTAGCATCAATGAAGTATGTATTGAAGAATGTTAGCatcaatgaaatatgtattgaagaATGTAAGCAtcaatgaaatatgcattgaaGAATGTTAGCAtcaatgaaatatgcattgaaGAATGTAAGCAtcaatgaaatatgcattgaaGAATGTTAGCatcaatgaaatatgtaatgAAGAATGTTAGCAtcaatgaaatatgcattgaaGAATGTAAGCatcaatgaaatatgtattgaagaATGTAAGCAtcaatgaaatatgcattgaaGCATGTTAGCatcaatgaaatatgtaatgAAGAATGTAAGCAGTAATGCAATATGTATTGAAGAATGTAAgcatcaatgaaataaataatgaagaatattttcatcaatGCAATATGTACTGAAGAATGTAAGCAtcaatgaaatatgcattgaaGAATGTAAgcatcaatgaaatatatattcaagaatGTAAGCATCaatgaaatatgcattcaaGAATGTTAGCATCAATGCAGTATGTATTGAAGCATGTTAGCATCAGTTCAGTatgaaacaagagatgtttgtcaaacagtATGCCCCCCACgacctgagcgccaagttgtcagaaatatttggacaactgaatgaaatatgcattaactaaaatgacagctgatttgtctgCGACTtaggatgcctttgaggcagtcttaagattatgaccattgaAAGTGTGTAGATAGTTAGTACCAGTTTTGATCATATTTTTGATGActgatattttgataaacatgtatcctctagGCAGCAGGGAAAATTGAATATGACTTACATTTTAATGACCTATAAGatatgagttgtgaccttgacgtttgactctatgaactcaaaattcATACGGGTCATTTACCTGTCACCCacaacctaaatgtcaagtttgagggccatgtgtgcaggcattatcgagttatcacacagactAGCTTTTTGCCtccaaggtcactgtgaccttgaccttaaatcCGATGGCCCCTTAAATcatctggtcaggcccaacctccatgtcaagtttgagggccatgtgtGCAAGCATTGCCGAGTTATCACTAGGACAACCTTTTTACataaaaggtcactgtgacgttgacctttgacccgatgacccctaaaatcaataggggccatttACTGGTCAAGCCAAACCTTCATTACAAGTTTGATGCCAATAGGtccatgatttttttaatttgcataaaaggtcactgttaccttgacctttaacccgatGACCCGTAAATtcaattggggtcatctactggtcaggccaaacctccaagtcaagtctGAGGACCAATGGTGCAGGCATTATTTAGTAATCATTAGCATTTAAGGGCACTGTGACCtagacctttgacccgatgaccccttaatcAATAGatgtcatctactggtcaggaccagcctccatgtcaagtttgatgaccataggtctaggcattgttgaattttcactcggacaagctttgacaaccttttaccgTATAATACGGGTCATCTTCTGACCATGCCCAACCCTCGTGTTAATTTGAttaccataggtccaggaattgttcagttatcTCTCGGACAAGTTTTGGTCTACCGAtgaaccgaccgaccgaccgactgacatgtgaaagcaatataccccctcttctttgaggggggaggggggcatACTGAAGGATTTCAACGCAATATGTATTGAAGATTGTTAGCATCAATGCAGATGTGAGAACTCACGGTGTAAAGTAGTCCACCAAGTGCTGGTCCTCCAATCATACCTATCCCCGTGAACACCACACCGATACCCTGAAATCAAAGCACCTTTCCTATACACGTATTAGTGATACGCATAAACGTTCAAAGGTTTGCTTAAAACTAACATGCAA
This genomic stretch from Mya arenaria isolate MELC-2E11 chromosome 10, ASM2691426v1 harbors:
- the LOC128204764 gene encoding MFS-type transporter SLC18B1-like, with protein sequence MIGGPALGGLLYTAGGFLMPFAVVGGATFLCLPIALCLLPHQHDAEEDDMSIRKLLFSPRSIVNSIVIIIGASVWSILDPTLEPHLRVYGMGPEMVGVLFLIMATLYSVTSPLWGRLADHVPDNRVILVPGLILCAVGLLLAGPSPLLGFALSYNQTPKGPAKVPRASEISSQTVIVTFSGIRSIWMTILSLVILGVGSSMCIIPTYDIYIDIVDDLGYPDSTRTYGMVSGLWVSMYALGDFIGPSAGGFGFEQIGFEWLMTVVATACALCALLVLVTWLVERKCVRKVDKITIIEVDDATEKTPLLSSADSDDVMRSHPPGSIFNGSTSV